The Dryobates pubescens isolate bDryPub1 chromosome 7, bDryPub1.pri, whole genome shotgun sequence nucleotide sequence ctctgcaggTAGCACACAGTATATCAGTCTTCAGAggattgcttttccttttttttttttaactctaacCTAATTATATAATACAGACAAGAGGGTGAAATTTAAccatctgcagcaggctgatATTACAGTCTTGCCTATAAGATCAGGGTAgttaatttttgttttttaaacaaggAATGAGTAATGTTAAAGATAGATAAATTAATCAGCCAAGCTCATGGGAGACAACAAATAAATGGCGTGTTGAGATGCCAGGCAGTTACTAGTATTTCTGCCTCAGTGCTATAGTGAAAAAGGAGGTCCAGAGGTCTGAGCCACTCATCCAATGCAGGGCACTGTGTGCAATATGTGTGCTTGGCTTTTGAATTGCCATACAGCAGCTTTAACTGGGAACACTTAGTGATTTGATATTTGTGTTGCACAATACTGCAAGATTCACAGGCAAAAGTACCTTATTCTGTCTAtgcttttcccctcctgttcttCTGGTAATGTTTTCAGCAAGAGAGAATCAGGGAGCAACACCACTAAAGGCAGAGCTATCACCTTgtgctcaccagtgctgagtaatgCAACAGGGCTGCCTTGTGCTCTCTCACAGGTAAGGTCATTCATCACAAGCTAATGTAACTTTATGAAGTTTTGGCAGTCTTACCAGACACTTGAGAAGGATTTGTCTTTTTCTCCAAGTCTTTATCTTTGTTTCTGGGAGAGCAAATAGCTGTGTCCTGCTTCTCCTTGTTTGCAGTAGTATTTGAAAGTGTTGTGTTTTGCAGGGCTGGCTTTTTAGGCAATGGAGGTTTGCTACTGAGCTGTTCAGAGGactttgctttgggtttgatCTTTTCATTTAAAGAATCACCAACATTTGTATCAGCTGGTTTTTTGGTCTGTGCCTTATCTCCTTTTAGAATGGAATTCAACCCCTCATTTTCTAAATTAAACTCTGCACTGTATCTTTTAACTCCTTTTGATTCTGGTGATGAGTTCTCTCTAAATTTCaaggacagtgaggtggatCTAAGTTTCACTTGAAAAGGACTTCTATATTCACAGCTTGGCTGATTCTGAGATACCTCTGAAGAGTTGCTTGGTGCCAGCCCCACATCAATAGATGGCAAAACGCAGCCAACTGAAATGTCTCTAGGCTGGCCTGTGCTCTCAGAGCTGGACTCTGGCGGCAATGCCTGGGTTTTGTTGctacttttttcctcctccagaTCTGGTCCCTTCTGCAAGTCTTCTTTCCACTTCTCATTTCTCAAGGAGACCTGTACTTTGGACAGGAAGAATCCAGTATTTAAAGTGCTTTCCAACTCTGATCTTTCTGGGAAGTGTACACTTCTGGTCCTTGGTCTCTCCCTTGCAGAGGAGACAGAAAACTTTCTCGAGGCACTGAGTTCATTGGCTGCTTTTTCAGCTTTCTCCTCCaaaagttcctccttgtgtcccACTGACTGACTGTTCTCCTTACCAGAAGCAGCTGTCTCTTGTGCAGTCTTTGTTTTCTCTAGAGAGCAGGAAGCAGATGATTCCATCCACGTTGAGGAAGCAGGATGTGAAACATGGAATGAATCTGTGGGCTGTAAAGAACCTATGTGCTTGCTAGACTCTGAGAGTAGAGCAACCTCTTTCATTGCCTCTTTATTACAGGGCATTTCCACAGGTATGTGATCAACCTGCTGTATATTTTCTTCTGACCCTTCCAAGCAAATGCTATTCTTACTTACAGAAATATCTTCTTCAGGTGGTATTTTATTTACTGAACACACAGAAGGAAGCTCCTTGGTTTCTTGATTTAAAATATTGATTGACACATTTCTCACATGCCCAGACAACAGAATTGGTGTTTCTGAGGAGTGTTCTTGCTTTTGTACTTCACTCTCTGGACTGGAGTAGGAAGAAGTTGCAGAGTCTTTGCCTTCTAACAGCACTGGGCACTCAGACTTCACACACACTGTTTCCAGTGTTGGTTGGGAGCCCTCTCGTTTATTCTCTCGTAGCAGGGCTTCCTGTACAACAGCAGACTCAGAAGCAGGCTGAGTCATTGCTGATCTCAAAGCAGGGGGAAGGTCCTCAGGCATTCTGAGCTTTGAGCAGGAAGCcacatcctgtgctgcagctgtgttgCATGGCAGTTCTTGTCTGCTGGGTTTGAATACAGCATCTGGCAAGTCTGTGTGCATCTCTTTTTCAAcatcctcttcttcttctgggGTACAGCTCAAATCAGTCAGAGATTCTGATGGGGTCCTCTGCAAGAAAGAAATTCAGAAGCTCCATCACCATGCACAGATTCACTTTTTTTCTTATTCATCACTGCATTTAAAATAAGATCTTAGAAAGCAAGGCAATACTTGCCTCCAACTCTGAACTATTTTCTTAATCTACATACTGGATGGTTTTTTTATCCAAGCAGATCCTGGAATAATATATTTGACAACCAATATAAAAGTAATCAGTGATGCTTCCTTCTGCACAGCTAGTGCTTTCATGCCTTTGTTGATGAGAAGTTCTTCAAAACAACGGTCATTGGAGTGTCCTTGGCACTTGATTCCCCAGAGCATACTGGATATGTTGTGCTGGGCAAAAAGCAGTACTTGAAGGAGAAAAATCTGTCCCTTTGTATTTTGCTACTGCATActagcattaaaaataaaaccactcaTTCTTGCAAGAAGGAAGGATacatggaaagaggaggaaaaatctcACAAGTCCACCCTGTTAGTGCATTCTCTGCCAGCTGAGTATCTACCCCCATATGGCAGTCTTCTGTCTAATCTTACTGCCATACAGCTTTACAGCCTTGCCTCCTTTCTGTAAAggtctttttctttcaaaagttAGACTATTTGATAAAAGTTTATAAAGGCATGTTAGTTATCTGTGAGATCTTGTGGTTAAGCTTCAGGTAAGGACTGGCTAAATACAGAGGATTATTTGAAAGAACATTACTAAGCTGCTGAATATGCCTTTTCATGTGGTGATTTACTGCAGCTTGTTGGGTAAATATGTATTTTGGATGTGGGCCCTAATTCTAAGAACACAAAACTTGCATTCTGAAGATACTTTGAGGGTTCTTCCAAATTCTTGTTTTGCAAATGCAATTGCAAAGACAGAGCTGCAATGCCACCTGCATTCACAGTCCATGTGCACCGAAACATAAAAGCAGAAGACATCAGTTAGGTCAGGCACCAAAAGATTAGATTTATATTATCAGAAGCTGTGAGCACTCTCCATGGAAAACCAGGAGATCTGGGTCATCTGGCAGTTTATAGGCAGATTGGACAAGGCAATTTTTTCTCAGTAACAATGTTACAATGGCAGGCAAGGTTTGATCAGCGAGTTGTTGTTTTACGTGCTTTTCTAAATGAACGGCCTCACCATTGTGTGCTCAAAGCGGTGCTTATTGAGCTTAAAAACCACTCACAGATTTTGGGAAAAACAGAGTAAGAGCTAAGTAATATTTAAAGACAGGGGGAATAACATTCCTGGCGTTAAGCAAGCTGATTTATTtgctttaatttatttaaaacaTTGAAAGAAACAAGAAGGAATAAAGTGCAAATACTGTAGTAAGAGCTGCAAACTTCAGGTctagaaaaaggaagaagaataaAGCTATGCCTTTCATAAGATATGACACAGATATGACACAGTAAGATCAGTGGTGTTTTTAAAAAACACTCTTTCATCTTTTTAAATAACTTTTTAATACtatgcaactttttttttttttttttaagtttctgTAGTGCACATAAAGGGTTTACAAGTTTTGGGGCAGAACAGTCTTAATGTACGCAATTTGTCCAACTAGTCACAACTTATTCTTTCCGTACTGGTTGAAAACATAAATCTGACTGTATGTGGAAAGTTAGAacagagggcacagtctcaggctgcgtcaggggaggtttaggctggaggttaggaggaagttttacacagagagagtgattgcccactggaatgggctgcctgaggaggtggtggggtcgccgtcactgggggtgttcagggcgaggcttgacaggatgcttggttccatggtttagaatcatagaatcataaaatcaataaggttggaaaagacctcaaagatcatcaagtccaacctgtcacccaagacctcatgactactaaaccatggcaccaagtgcttgaTACCATCTTGCATTCATATGGGAAGCGATAGAGGATATCCTTTgcttatctttttcttttgacaGTTTTATTTACTTCTTTTGTACATTCTCTCTTAATAATCTTTTCCCTGACTATTCCCTGGTCAGATTAGTCAAAACTATTGCAGTTTATCACACTTGCTGGCCTTCTTTATACAcattttccagttttgctccatctgtGGAATTAGtgcaggaagggtctggacatACATAACTGAAGGAGTTGTATCCTATCTGGTGCAGTAATGATAATAGTAGTTTTGATAATAGTTCGATATAGTAGTTTTGCTTTTTTGATTGTAGTTTTAACATAGTGGTTTGTTCTGGTCTTGTTTGTATCCCATGACCTGATTCTTTAGTGGTCATGCATATCTGTCAttgtatacatagaatacatacatagaatacatacatagaataaaccaggttggattgggtagtgttggatgataggttggacacgatgatcttgaaggtctcttccaacctggtctattctattctattctattctattctatcatcaaGCTCCTCTATCAATAGTCTCTCAAAGACTCAGGATATTATAGGAACTTTCAGAGATGGAAAGCTGTAAAAGCTGATCACAATACTTTCAAACATGTTTTATTGTTAAAGTAAGTAATGAAACAGTCAGCCCCAACTTACGTGTCACAAATAAGATAATAAACCGTACTGCAGATAAATATAAGAAGAAATTGCTTGTCTCAAGAGTTAACAAGTAATCTCATAATATTTAATCTGTTCCTTGTGTCTACTCCAGATATACAGTCCCATAAAATAATGGATACTAAACCCCAGTGAAGTATGCATGCCCATACACAGCTTAGATAGCTGAGTTTGAAATACACAGTCCAGTGAAAACTCCCTGGGTTTACGTCAAAGGTGACACTTCAGTTTCACAAGTACCTGAGAAAATCTTCTCATTTTACTGGACCTCTGGTTCCGGGGTTTTATTAAAAGCCTGTGTTTAGCAGCAGAATTATCCAAGCAAGAGGAAAACTCAGGTGGAGTGTCAAAATCGGCTGTGGGTGAGATGGTACTGTCAGATATCTGGGGAGCTTCAGTTTTAGTATTTCCATGCTTAGGGAACAGCTGACTGTCTGTAGAGCGAGATCTAGAAGAAGGACTCGAtgtaacctgaaaaaaaaaatccaaatagaGAATtgaacaaagaaacaaagatatGAAAATAATTGCACCAATATGGGACCATCTTTATTGGCATTTTAAGGTCACCTCTTTTTGACATCTCTTTAAATGCTGCATGTGGAGTACTGGTGTTAAGCAATTTTCCGTTTTCAACGGCTCCATTATGCCATACTGTACAGAAGGAAGGAACAAGTCACATTTAACTAGATCTAAAGCACACAAATATATGGCCAGCATGTTTTAGAAGACAGATCTCTGAAGAGTACTTGGTTACGGAACCTGTAGGAGGTTTGTCCTCCAACATCTGTGTCTAGCTTCCTACCCACAGATAAGCTGGGCTGGAGAATCTCTAGATTTCCATGCATcataaggtctcttccaagtctACTAAAGACAAAAGAATCTCCTAAACACAATAGAATGAAACATCAGTGCCAGCAACACTTGAATCGGCTTGTGTTTCCTCCTTAAGTATTTATATCTGCAAAACACCTAGAGAGTTTACCTGAAATGTAAAACTTCACTTGTAGACTGCTCTAGGGAAGTAACCAACAGGACAATTCCTACTAGAGGCCAATAACCCATCCAGAAACAACTTCTGAATGCTCCAAAGGGTGCAGTACTTTCTGGAATACAGCTTGCCTGTGTCCTTTACCACAAACTACCCTATGCCCAGGGCTGAGGAATAAAGGAGACTGAAATATTTAGGAAAATTGACTCTGAAAActgttcttcctttctcttggaTTCAGCTTTTACAAACAGGTAAGACATTATTGCCAAACCAATTGTCAAGGCATTAACATGACCTCTGACAACTTGTGAGAGCAGTCCCTTTGTAGGCTTGAAATTCCAGTTTATTTCACTTTCTTCTGCAGGTTTTCttgttcttcttttctccttctcccatcTTTCTCTGGAAGTGGTATCTTCCAGAGATGTGAGTGCTCAATAGGAGAAGGGGGGAGCAGGATAGTATATTGTTTTATTTAGGGAGAGAAAAAGCATCTGCTAGTAGAACTCTGCATTGTGCAGTGCAGCCAGAAGATGCTCTAGAGTGTAGTGAGTGCCCATTACATCTTCCTCAATGGCCAGGGGAAAACTCCCATTGATTTTAGTGGAGGCTGGACCCGCAGCTTCCAATCTTGCTTTCTACttgagaaaaaaaggcagctcgGCCATGCTGAATAATGGATGCTGTCATTAATTTTCATTCTACAATATCTGGAGCCTAGTAGT carries:
- the CRACDL gene encoding CRACD-like protein; this translates as MSSSRIMDPKVGETEGDGEDNSGKKKSKFKSFKKFFGKKKRKETSSSGSSSLKLCQSTSDVAASHNMHINYDSEDELEMHKGIMGSRALSHDSIFIPETGQEPARPVRVFSQENISDGIRALQRKLQPTMKLGPPPPFGFHAKRTEDAGTSSEDDGLPRSPPETSLLHGNFNSGTAAKFSDSHKHLSSLSLAGTGSEEEEQVTSSPSSRSRSTDSQLFPKHGNTKTEAPQISDSTISPTADFDTPPEFSSCLDNSAAKHRLLIKPRNQRSSKMRRFSQRTPSESLTDLSCTPEEEEDVEKEMHTDLPDAVFKPSRQELPCNTAAAQDVASCSKLRMPEDLPPALRSAMTQPASESAVVQEALLRENKREGSQPTLETVCVKSECPVLLEGKDSATSSYSSPESEVQKQEHSSETPILLSGHVRNVSINILNQETKELPSVCSVNKIPPEEDISVSKNSICLEGSEENIQQVDHIPVEMPCNKEAMKEVALLSESSKHIGSLQPTDSFHVSHPASSTWMESSASCSLEKTKTAQETAASGKENSQSVGHKEELLEEKAEKAANELSASRKFSVSSARERPRTRSVHFPERSELESTLNTGFFLSKVQVSLRNEKWKEDLQKGPDLEEEKSSNKTQALPPESSSESTGQPRDISVGCVLPSIDVGLAPSNSSEVSQNQPSCEYRSPFQVKLRSTSLSLKFRENSSPESKGVKRYSAEFNLENEGLNSILKGDKAQTKKPADTNVGDSLNEKIKPKAKSSEQLSSKPPLPKKPALQNTTLSNTTANKEKQDTAICSPRNKDKDLEKKTNPSQVSERSVPSAVAAGDSGKDPNTPVEPAWISIARQKQRGMQQEQEFNREKLVALDVKSDTEKQNKGKEETEGPVKHQWSKPSHLAPKTTSEEQKKETKPEGKESLLRTNTLLHYVPVAPSPAVVDKEEISHLKKANNAAPDQPLWMELAKKKSQAWSDMPRIVK